The sequence AGACAATACTTGCTTCCGGTCTCTGCAAAAAAGGAGAAAGGGGTATTGTCGATACCTTCAGAAACAGGATTATTTTCCCCATCACAAACTTCAATGGGGATGTAATAGCCTTTGGGGGAAGGACGGTCCAGGAAAACTTCCCCGGGCCAAAGTATCTGAACTCACCTGAAACGGCCATATTCAAGAAGTCATCCGAACTCTTCGGACTCTCTCTCTCCCGACGTGAGATTCAAAGCAGGGGATATGCAATACTCATGGAGGGTTATCTCGATATAATCACCGCCCATCAGTACGGCATTAAAAACTCTGTCGCGCCTCTCGGGACCTCCCTTGCCGAGGGGCAGGTAAAGAGACTTAAGTCCGTCACAAGAAAGGTGCTTTTAATATTCGACTCCGACGATGCCGGCATCAGGGCATCCAAGAGGGCGATGTCTCTACTTTATGAAAAAGGGATCGTTGCAAAGGTGCTCCTCCTGCCCGGAGGTGACGATCCCGACTCCTTTCTTAAGAGGGAGGGCGCTGATTCATTCAGGAGGATGTTCGGGAAAGTAAAGGGATTAGTGGAGTTCTACTTATCCCTCTCCGATGACAGGGTTGACATAATCAGGGAGTTAATTCTTATAATCTCTCATATAAAGGATGCGATCCTGAGGGGAGAGTTGATCAAGGAGATCTTTGAAAAAACAGGTCTCTCTGAGCAGTTTTTAAGAGAGGAACTTGCCGCCGTAAAAAAAGACTCCGGCAGGAAAGGCAGCGCGATGTCATCTATGGATCAGTCCACCGAGGCATTCCTTCTCGGTATTTATATCAATTTTCCGGAACACAGGGAGGTAATAAAGAAAGAACTCTCTCTCTCTCTTATTGAAGACGGGACCTATAACGAGATCTTCTCCAAGCTCCTTTCAAGTGAGACAACTGAACTTGCCGGCCTTCAGGCTGTGCTCGGTGAGGATGAATTCTCCCTCCTGACCGCTGCTACCATGAACCTTGATATTGATCATGAACAGGTGGAAAGGAACATCTCCGACTGCATAAAAAAAATAAGGGAACATCATATAAAA comes from bacterium BMS3Abin08 and encodes:
- the dnaG gene encoding DNA primase, whose product is MDLKQAVEEIKDSLDIVDILSEYIDLKKAGKNYKAVCPFHDEKTPSFVVSPEKQIFHCFGCGTGGDVVTFLMKHDGVPFPEAVKTLAERAGIKINGEFSRSGPHVSLKKDLIEIHGKSVLFFQDHLKKNKTAFNYLKKRGINDEAIGNFSLGFAPKSHDMLFGYLREKGYPEKTILASGLCKKGERGIVDTFRNRIIFPITNFNGDVIAFGGRTVQENFPGPKYLNSPETAIFKKSSELFGLSLSRREIQSRGYAILMEGYLDIITAHQYGIKNSVAPLGTSLAEGQVKRLKSVTRKVLLIFDSDDAGIRASKRAMSLLYEKGIVAKVLLLPGGDDPDSFLKREGADSFRRMFGKVKGLVEFYLSLSDDRVDIIRELILIISHIKDAILRGELIKEIFEKTGLSEQFLREELAAVKKDSGRKGSAMSSMDQSTEAFLLGIYINFPEHREVIKKELSLSLIEDGTYNEIFSKLLSSETTELAGLQAVLGEDEFSLLTAATMNLDIDHEQVERNISDCIKKIREHHIKKHLRGLEIEMKLAENSGDGRLIDKLKTELNNLIKEGVNEGLL